The following coding sequences are from one Nicotiana tomentosiformis chromosome 3, ASM39032v3, whole genome shotgun sequence window:
- the LOC104087470 gene encoding uncharacterized protein isoform X4, producing the protein MTPSSQFGDTTYTKVFVGGLAWETQKETMKKYFEQFGDILEAVVITDKATGRSKGYGFVTFREPEAAMRACVDAAPVIDGRRANCNLASMGVQRSKPTTPKHGGGRNFRVMSGFQGGFQTAAGGGGLGTAFPSAATFPHYAIQQGIPYNLYGYSPYSLDYTYPTGYYSVYGGAASQYPVYGTAASGVLSSAAAAFYPYMNFGEGNGGGTTGYTAASQGYGGVQYPHHLFQYSAAAINSTGGGYPAQHYGTPISLAPSPALHSVCFAVPQA; encoded by the exons ATGACTCCATCAAGTCAATTTGGGGACACGACCTACACAAAGGTGTTTGTAGGGGGGTTGGCTTGGGAGACTCAAAAGGAAACTATGAAGAAATACTTTGAACAATTTGGTGATATTTTGGAGGCTGTCGTCATCACTGATAAGGCTACTGGACGATCCAAAGGCTATGGCTTT GTAACATTTCGTGAGCCAGAAGCAGCGATGAGAGCTTGTGTGGATGCTGCTCCTGTCATTGATGGCAGAAGGGCCAACTGCAATCTTGCTTCCATGGGTGTTCAAAGATCTAAGCCTACTACCCCTAAACATG GAGGAGGCAGAAACTTTAGGGTGATGAGTGGTTTTCAAGGAGGGTTTCAAACAGCAGCAGGAGGAGGTGGGTTGGGCACAGCTTTTCCTTCAGCAGCAACCTTCCCTCATTATGCCATCCAACAAGGCATCCCTTACAATCTTTATGG GTACTCTCCCTACTCGCTAGATTACACTTATCCTACG GGTTACTATAGCGTGTATGGAGGAGCAGCTAGCCAATATCCAGTGTATGGCACTGCAGCTAGTGGTGTGTTATCCAGTGCAGCTGCTGCCTTTTACCCTTACATGAACTTTGGAGAAGGAAATGGTGGAGGAACGACTGGCTACACAGCCGCCAGCCAGGGGTACGGCGGGGTTCAGTACCCACACCATCTCTTCCAGTATTCAGCTGCTGCTATCAACTCCACTGGTGGGGGTTACCCAGCACAGCACTATGGTACCCCCATTTCCCTCGCTCCCTCACCTGCACTGCATTCAG TTTGTTTTGCTGTGCCACAGGCGTGA
- the LOC104087470 gene encoding uncharacterized protein isoform X2 — protein sequence MTPSSQFGDTTYTKVFVGGLAWETQKETMKKYFEQFGDILEAVVITDKATGRSKGYGFVTFREPEAAMRACVDAAPVIDGRRANCNLASMGVQRSKPTTPKHGGGRNFRVMSGFQGGFQTAAGGGGLGTAFPSAATFPHYAIQQGIPYNLYGYSPYSLDYTYPTGYYSVYGGAASQYPVYGTAASGVLSSAAAAFYPYMNFGEGNGGGTTGYTAASQGYGGVQYPHHLFQYSAAAINSTGGGYPAQHYGTPISLAPSPALHSGVTMTLRGPIPHR from the exons ATGACTCCATCAAGTCAATTTGGGGACACGACCTACACAAAGGTGTTTGTAGGGGGGTTGGCTTGGGAGACTCAAAAGGAAACTATGAAGAAATACTTTGAACAATTTGGTGATATTTTGGAGGCTGTCGTCATCACTGATAAGGCTACTGGACGATCCAAAGGCTATGGCTTT GTAACATTTCGTGAGCCAGAAGCAGCGATGAGAGCTTGTGTGGATGCTGCTCCTGTCATTGATGGCAGAAGGGCCAACTGCAATCTTGCTTCCATGGGTGTTCAAAGATCTAAGCCTACTACCCCTAAACATG GAGGAGGCAGAAACTTTAGGGTGATGAGTGGTTTTCAAGGAGGGTTTCAAACAGCAGCAGGAGGAGGTGGGTTGGGCACAGCTTTTCCTTCAGCAGCAACCTTCCCTCATTATGCCATCCAACAAGGCATCCCTTACAATCTTTATGG GTACTCTCCCTACTCGCTAGATTACACTTATCCTACG GGTTACTATAGCGTGTATGGAGGAGCAGCTAGCCAATATCCAGTGTATGGCACTGCAGCTAGTGGTGTGTTATCCAGTGCAGCTGCTGCCTTTTACCCTTACATGAACTTTGGAGAAGGAAATGGTGGAGGAACGACTGGCTACACAGCCGCCAGCCAGGGGTACGGCGGGGTTCAGTACCCACACCATCTCTTCCAGTATTCAGCTGCTGCTATCAACTCCACTGGTGGGGGTTACCCAGCACAGCACTATGGTACCCCCATTTCCCTCGCTCCCTCACCTGCACTGCATTCAG GCGTGACAATGACGCTGCGTGGACCAATACCTCATCGTTAA
- the LOC104087470 gene encoding uncharacterized protein isoform X1 gives MTPSSQFGDTTYTKVFVGGLAWETQKETMKKYFEQFGDILEAVVITDKATGRSKGYGFVTFREPEAAMRACVDAAPVIDGRRANCNLASMGVQRSKPTTPKHAGGGRNFRVMSGFQGGFQTAAGGGGLGTAFPSAATFPHYAIQQGIPYNLYGYSPYSLDYTYPTGYYSVYGGAASQYPVYGTAASGVLSSAAAAFYPYMNFGEGNGGGTTGYTAASQGYGGVQYPHHLFQYSAAAINSTGGGYPAQHYGTPISLAPSPALHSGVTMTLRGPIPHR, from the exons ATGACTCCATCAAGTCAATTTGGGGACACGACCTACACAAAGGTGTTTGTAGGGGGGTTGGCTTGGGAGACTCAAAAGGAAACTATGAAGAAATACTTTGAACAATTTGGTGATATTTTGGAGGCTGTCGTCATCACTGATAAGGCTACTGGACGATCCAAAGGCTATGGCTTT GTAACATTTCGTGAGCCAGAAGCAGCGATGAGAGCTTGTGTGGATGCTGCTCCTGTCATTGATGGCAGAAGGGCCAACTGCAATCTTGCTTCCATGGGTGTTCAAAGATCTAAGCCTACTACCCCTAAACATG cAGGAGGAGGCAGAAACTTTAGGGTGATGAGTGGTTTTCAAGGAGGGTTTCAAACAGCAGCAGGAGGAGGTGGGTTGGGCACAGCTTTTCCTTCAGCAGCAACCTTCCCTCATTATGCCATCCAACAAGGCATCCCTTACAATCTTTATGG GTACTCTCCCTACTCGCTAGATTACACTTATCCTACG GGTTACTATAGCGTGTATGGAGGAGCAGCTAGCCAATATCCAGTGTATGGCACTGCAGCTAGTGGTGTGTTATCCAGTGCAGCTGCTGCCTTTTACCCTTACATGAACTTTGGAGAAGGAAATGGTGGAGGAACGACTGGCTACACAGCCGCCAGCCAGGGGTACGGCGGGGTTCAGTACCCACACCATCTCTTCCAGTATTCAGCTGCTGCTATCAACTCCACTGGTGGGGGTTACCCAGCACAGCACTATGGTACCCCCATTTCCCTCGCTCCCTCACCTGCACTGCATTCAG GCGTGACAATGACGCTGCGTGGACCAATACCTCATCGTTAA
- the LOC104087470 gene encoding uncharacterized protein isoform X3 has product MTPSSQFGDTTYTKVFVGGLAWETQKETMKKYFEQFGDILEAVVITDKATGRSKGYGFVTFREPEAAMRACVDAAPVIDGRRANCNLASMGVQRSKPTTPKHAGGGRNFRVMSGFQGGFQTAAGGGGLGTAFPSAATFPHYAIQQGIPYNLYGYSPYSLDYTYPTGYYSVYGGAASQYPVYGTAASGVLSSAAAAFYPYMNFGEGNGGGTTGYTAASQGYGGVQYPHHLFQYSAAAINSTGGGYPAQHYGTPISLAPSPALHSVCFAVPQA; this is encoded by the exons ATGACTCCATCAAGTCAATTTGGGGACACGACCTACACAAAGGTGTTTGTAGGGGGGTTGGCTTGGGAGACTCAAAAGGAAACTATGAAGAAATACTTTGAACAATTTGGTGATATTTTGGAGGCTGTCGTCATCACTGATAAGGCTACTGGACGATCCAAAGGCTATGGCTTT GTAACATTTCGTGAGCCAGAAGCAGCGATGAGAGCTTGTGTGGATGCTGCTCCTGTCATTGATGGCAGAAGGGCCAACTGCAATCTTGCTTCCATGGGTGTTCAAAGATCTAAGCCTACTACCCCTAAACATG cAGGAGGAGGCAGAAACTTTAGGGTGATGAGTGGTTTTCAAGGAGGGTTTCAAACAGCAGCAGGAGGAGGTGGGTTGGGCACAGCTTTTCCTTCAGCAGCAACCTTCCCTCATTATGCCATCCAACAAGGCATCCCTTACAATCTTTATGG GTACTCTCCCTACTCGCTAGATTACACTTATCCTACG GGTTACTATAGCGTGTATGGAGGAGCAGCTAGCCAATATCCAGTGTATGGCACTGCAGCTAGTGGTGTGTTATCCAGTGCAGCTGCTGCCTTTTACCCTTACATGAACTTTGGAGAAGGAAATGGTGGAGGAACGACTGGCTACACAGCCGCCAGCCAGGGGTACGGCGGGGTTCAGTACCCACACCATCTCTTCCAGTATTCAGCTGCTGCTATCAACTCCACTGGTGGGGGTTACCCAGCACAGCACTATGGTACCCCCATTTCCCTCGCTCCCTCACCTGCACTGCATTCAG TTTGTTTTGCTGTGCCACAGGCGTGA